The Mytilus galloprovincialis chromosome 2, xbMytGall1.hap1.1, whole genome shotgun sequence genome has a window encoding:
- the LOC143064633 gene encoding argininosuccinate synthase-like isoform X3, with the protein MVVQWQTNRMTSESKRVILAYSGGLDTSCILVWLIEEGYDVIAFCADVGQEEDFEAAKEKAKKLGAKKMIVADVSREFVTDFIWPGIQGNVTYEDRYLLGTALARPCIAKAMIKVANEEGAQYISHGATGKGNDQIRFELAAYALHPSIKVISPWRMPEFFNRFKGRKDLFEYAKLHNISLPVNPKAPWSMDANLMHISYESGVLENPNTEAPKDMYQMTTDPEKSPDEADVLSIDFENGVPVKVTNQKTKESMTDPLELFIYLNKIGGKHGVGRIDIVENRFIGMKSRGVYETPGGTILLVAHTDIEVFTMDREVRRIKRDLDIKFADQVYRGFWISPECEFTRTCIQKSQDGVTGSVNLKIYKGCVYVLGRTSPTSLYNEELVSMDVQGDYEPTDATGFIKINALRLREFQRLRSLSNK; encoded by the exons GCAAACCAATAGAATGACAAGTGAAAGCAAGCGAGTTATTTTGGCCTACAGTGGAGGATTGGATACTTCTTGTATACTAGTTTGGCTCATTGAAGAAGGTTATGACGTTATCGCGTTCTGT GCAGATGTTGGACAGGAAGAAGACTTTGAAGCAGCAAAGGAAAAGGCAAAAAAACTTGGAGCAAAAAAg ATGATAGTTGCTGATGTCAGCAGAGAATTCGTAACAGATTTTATATGGCCTGGTATTCAAGGCAACGTAACTTATGAAGATCGATATCTCCTTGGTACCGCTTTAGCTAGACCATGTATTGCCAA AGCAATGATTAAGGTAGCAAATGAAGAAGGAGCTCAATACATTTCCCATGGTGCAACTGGAAAAGGAAATGATCAAATACGATTTGAATTAGCAGCTTATGCATTACACCCTTCCATAAAG GTAATTTCACCATGGAGAATGCCAGAGTTTTTCAATAGATTCAAAGGACGAAAAGACTTATTTGAATATGCAAAA CTTCACAATATTTCACTCCCAGTAAACCCTAAAGCACCATGGAGTATGGATGCAAATCTAATGCATATAAG CTATGAGTCTGGCGTTTTAGAAAACCCAAATACAGAAGCTCCAAAAGATATGTACCAAATGACAACAGACCCTGAAAAATCTCCAGATGAAGCCGATGTATTAAGCATTGATTTTGAAAATG GGGTACCAGTAAAagtaaccaatcagaagacaaaGGAATCCATGACTGATCCTTTAGAACTTTTCATTTATCTTAACAAAATAGG AGGTAAACATGGAGTAGGTAGAATCGATATTGTCGAAAACAGGTTTATTGGAATGAAATCAAGAG GCGTTTATGAAACTCCAGGCGGTACAATACTTCTAGTAGCACACACGGATATAGAAGTTTTTACAATGGACAGG GAAGTAAGAAGAATAAAAAGAGACCTTGATATAAAGTTTGCTGATCAAGTATACAGAG GATTTTGGATCAGTCCTGAATGTGAGTTTACACGTACGTGCATACAGAAGAGCCAGGACGGTGTAACAGGTTCTGTTAACCTAAAAATATACAAAGGTTGTGTCTACGTTCTTGGTAGAACGTCACCAACATCTCTCTACAACGAGGAATTAGTTAG TATGGATGTTCAAGGTGATTATGAACCAACAGATGCTACCGGTTTTATCAAGATAAATGCTTTacg
- the LOC143064633 gene encoding argininosuccinate synthase-like isoform X1, translated as MVVQWQTNRMTSESKRVILAYSGGLDTSCILVWLIEEGYDVIAFCADVGQEEDFEAAKEKAKKLGAKKMIVADVSREFVTDFIWPGIQGNVTYEDRYLLGTALARPCIAKAMIKVANEEGAQYISHGATGKGNDQIRFELAAYALHPSIKVISPWRMPEFFNRFKGRKDLFEYAKLHNISLPVNPKAPWSMDANLMHISYESGVLENPNTEAPKDMYQMTTDPEKSPDEADVLSIDFENGVPVKVTNQKTKESMTDPLELFIYLNKIGGKHGVGRIDIVENRFIGMKSRGVYETPGGTILLVAHTDIEVFTMDREVRRIKRDLDIKFADQVYRGFWFSPECEFTRTCIQKSQDGVTGSVNLKIYKGCVYVLGRTSPTSLYNEELVSMDVQGDYEPTDATGFIKINALRLREFQRLRSLSNK; from the exons GCAAACCAATAGAATGACAAGTGAAAGCAAGCGAGTTATTTTGGCCTACAGTGGAGGATTGGATACTTCTTGTATACTAGTTTGGCTCATTGAAGAAGGTTATGACGTTATCGCGTTCTGT GCAGATGTTGGACAGGAAGAAGACTTTGAAGCAGCAAAGGAAAAGGCAAAAAAACTTGGAGCAAAAAAg ATGATAGTTGCTGATGTCAGCAGAGAATTCGTAACAGATTTTATATGGCCTGGTATTCAAGGCAACGTAACTTATGAAGATCGATATCTCCTTGGTACCGCTTTAGCTAGACCATGTATTGCCAA AGCAATGATTAAGGTAGCAAATGAAGAAGGAGCTCAATACATTTCCCATGGTGCAACTGGAAAAGGAAATGATCAAATACGATTTGAATTAGCAGCTTATGCATTACACCCTTCCATAAAG GTAATTTCACCATGGAGAATGCCAGAGTTTTTCAATAGATTCAAAGGACGAAAAGACTTATTTGAATATGCAAAA CTTCACAATATTTCACTCCCAGTAAACCCTAAAGCACCATGGAGTATGGATGCAAATCTAATGCATATAAG CTATGAGTCTGGCGTTTTAGAAAACCCAAATACAGAAGCTCCAAAAGATATGTACCAAATGACAACAGACCCTGAAAAATCTCCAGATGAAGCCGATGTATTAAGCATTGATTTTGAAAATG GGGTACCAGTAAAagtaaccaatcagaagacaaaGGAATCCATGACTGATCCTTTAGAACTTTTCATTTATCTTAACAAAATAGG AGGTAAACATGGAGTAGGTAGAATCGATATTGTCGAAAACAGGTTTATTGGAATGAAATCAAGAG GCGTTTATGAAACTCCAGGCGGTACAATACTTCTAGTAGCACACACGGATATAGAAGTTTTTACAATGGACAGG GAAGTAAGGAGAATAAAAAGAGACCTTGATATCAAGTTTGCTGATCAAGTATACAGAG GATTTTGGTTCAGTCCTGAATGTGAGTTTACACGTACGTGCATACAGAAGAGCCAGGACGGTGTAACAGGTTCTGTTAATCTTAAAATCTACAAAGGTTGTGTCTACGTTCTTGGTAGAACGTCACCAACATCTCTCTATAATGAGGAATTAGTTAG TATGGATGTTCAAGGTGATTATGAACCAACAGATGCAACCGGTTTTATCAAGATAAATGCTTTacg aCTTCGAGAATTCCAGCGACTTAGAAGTTTGTCCAACAAATAA
- the LOC143064632 gene encoding nose resistant to fluoxetine protein 6-like encodes MNLSVFICFVLFTFEVYSLNQNQGYIDNFLHVNKLFQEQKYNIKKSPLKYAQMAESIGKATDLRTVFSLRKELSAQSSVMADNVTEIPGLVSTSSNKEPTKPPEPDISELCKIHANGIIEGINQQQFWALRMLDSAGKPPANLLGGGFKWLGDYEECLDIEGQTVANNLTYSFGTQYCMVTVVNIQALPPILPLYTPLNIGMCMPNSCTVNDTQRLIDIAVKNVTNNLFIAYQAECQEPDRPYDTRAVIVLVVISFFITIMTAGTAYDITLIQWPKWQQAAKQKGPDAIVAVEANEKIPLLTDSDQIVQYQPGIFGKILLAFSVYTNGSKLLSTHQPEGSLTAINGIRFISMTWVILGHSYIFVLFDVDNVGTFLPEMMKRVTFPAVSNALVSVDTFFVLSGLLLTYLVMKEMAKKRGKLNWGMFYFHRFWRLTPPYMLVLMVYVSLFPYTGSGPEWKKDGNEYNYCKTSWYYNLLYINNFFEKPADSCFAWAWYLANDMQFFVLSPLIIIPLYFFQLAGFAVLLAFLIGTWVTTGVMATTWNVPMSMFDGGDMTHWGELYFRPYFRMGPYLVGMFTGYLLYKTDLKLKINKFVNLFGWLVAAVLACAVLYGIYDDVNGNRPSQEVSSFYITVHRTVWGAAVSWVIFACAHGYGGYVNTVLSWKGFIPLSRLTYCAYLVHPPIIYYYLLTRRRLIHFTDTEIIYEFLGHLALSYAAAFITSMAFEAPMMGLEKVIFKRQEKTKK; translated from the exons ATGAATCTGtcagttttcatttgttttgttcttttcaCTTTTGaagtttattctttaaatcaaAACCAGGGATATATAGATAATTTTTTACATGTGAACAAACTTTTTCAAGAACAGaagtataacattaaaaaatcgCCATTGAAATATGCACAAATGGCCGAATCCATAGGCAAAGCTACAGATCTTAGAACAGTGTTCAGTCTGCGAAAAGAGTTATCAGCACAAAGTAGTGTTATGGCAGACAATGTGACAGAAATTCCAGGTCTTGTTAGCACCAGTTCAAACAAAGAACCAACCAAGCCACCTGAACCAGATATATCAGAACTTTGTAAAATTCATGCAAATGGCATTATTGAAGGAATAAATCAGCAACAATTTTGGGCACTGAGAA tgTTGGACTCTGCAGGTAAACCCCCTGCTAATTTGCTGGGCGGGGGGTTCAAATGGCTGGGTGACTATGAAGAATGTCTTGACATTGAAGGTCAAACAGTCGCTAATAATTTAACATATTCTTTTGGAACACAATATTGCATGGTTACCGTAGTTAACATACAAGCTTTACCACCAATACTACCTCTG TACACACCGTTAAATATTGGAATGTGTATGCCAAACAGTTGTACAGTCAATGATACACAACGTTTAATTGATATAG CTGTGAAAAATGTTACAAACAACCTATTTATAGCCTACCAAGCAGAATGCCAAGAACCAGATAGACCGTATGATACTAGAGCTGTAATCGTACT GGTGGTAATATCCTTCTTCATAACCATAATGACAGCTGGTACTGCATACGATATAACATTAATACAGTGGCCTAAGTGGCAACAGGCCGCAAAGCAAAAGGGACCCGATGCAATAGTTGCAGTTGAGGCAAACGAGAAAATCCCATTACTCACAGATAGTGATCAGATAGTACAATATCAACCAG gaatatttggaaaaatccTGCTTGCCTTTTCTGTATATACTAATGGTTCAAAACTTCTTAGTACGCATCAGCCTGAAGGTTCACTGACAGCTATCAATGGAATCAGATTTATATCAATGACTTGGGTTATACTTGGACACTCGTATATATTTGTACTTTTTGATGTTg ataacGTGGGTACATTTCTACCTGAAATGATGAAAAGAGTTACCTTTCCTGCTGTTAGTAACGCTCTTGTATCAGTGGACACCTTTTTTGTTTTGAG TGGCCTGTTATTGACATACCTTGTGATGAAAGAAATGGCGAAAAAACGTGGAAAATTAAACTGGggaatgttttattttcatagatTTTGGAG ATTAACTCCTCCATACATGTTGGTATtgatggtttatgtttcattatttccATATACCGGTAGTGGTCCGGAATGGAAAAAAGACGGAAATGAGTATAATTACTGTAAAACATCTTGGTACTATAATCTACTGTACATCAACAACTTTTTTGAAAAACCAGCAGATTCG tGCTTTGCATGGGCTTGGTACCTAGCTAATGATATGCAGTTTTTTGTACTTAGTCCTTTAATAATCATTCCGCTGTATTT ttttcaactagctggATTTGCTGTACTGTTAGCTTTTTTAATTGGAACGTGGGTAACAACGGGAGTTATGGCAACAACATGGAATGTTCCAATGTCAATGTTTGATGG AGGAGATATGACTCACTGGGGAGAACTTTACTTCAGGCCTTACTTCCGAATGGGACCTTACTTAGTGGGAATGTTTACTGGATATCTGCTTTATAAAACAgatttaaagttgaaaataaataaa TTTGTTAATTTATTTGGTTGGTTAGTTGCCGCTGTATTAGCATGTGCAGTTTTATACGGTATATATGATGACGTTAACGGTAATCGTCCGTCACAGGAAGTGTCGTCATTCTACATTACGGTGCACAGAACCGTTTGGGGCGCTGCAGTCTCCTGGGTGATATTTGCATGTGCTCATGGATATGGAG GTTATGTGAATACAGTATTATCCTGGAAAGGCTTTATTCCACTTAGCAGACTTACATATTGTGCATACCTTGTTCATCCTCCTATTATCTATTACTACCTATTGACAAGACGAAGGCTGATTCATTTTACTGATACAGAAATT ATCTATGAATTTTTAGGACATCTTGCCTTGTCATATGCAGCAGCTTTTATAACTTCAATGGCGTTTGAGGCGCCGATGATGGGACTTGAAAAGGTGATTTTCAAGCGACAAGAAAAAACGAAGAAATAA
- the LOC143064633 gene encoding argininosuccinate synthase-like isoform X2 — protein sequence MVVQWQTNRMTSESKRVILAYSGGLDTSCILVWLIEEGYDVIAFCADVGQEEDFEAAKEKAKKLGAKKMIVADVSREFVTDFIWPGIQGNVTYEDRYLLGTALARPCIAKAMIKVANEEGAQYISHGATGKGNDQIRFELAAYALHPSIKVISPWRMPEFFNRFKGRKDLFEYAKLHNISLPVNPKAPWSMDANLMHISYESGVLENPNTEAPKDMYQMTTDPEKSPDEADVLSIDFENGVPVKVTNQKTKESMTDPLELFIYLNKIGGKHGVGRIDIVENRFIGMKSRGVYETPGGTILLVAHTDIEVFTMDREVRRIKRDLDIKFADQVYRGFWFSPECEFTRTCIQKSQDGVTGSVNLKIYKGCVYVLGRTSPTSLYNEELVSMDVQGDYEPTDATGFIKINALRLREFQRLRSLSNK from the exons GCAAACCAATAGAATGACAAGTGAAAGCAAGCGAGTTATTTTGGCCTACAGTGGAGGATTGGATACTTCTTGTATACTAGTTTGGCTCATTGAAGAAGGTTATGACGTTATCGCGTTCTGT GCAGATGTTGGACAGGAAGAAGACTTTGAAGCAGCAAAGGAAAAGGCAAAAAAACTTGGAGCAAAAAAg ATGATAGTTGCTGATGTCAGCAGAGAATTCGTAACAGATTTTATATGGCCTGGTATTCAAGGCAACGTAACTTATGAAGATCGATATCTCCTTGGTACCGCTTTAGCTAGACCATGTATTGCCAA AGCAATGATTAAGGTAGCAAATGAAGAAGGAGCTCAATACATTTCCCATGGTGCAACTGGAAAAGGAAATGATCAAATACGATTTGAATTAGCAGCTTATGCATTACACCCTTCCATAAAG GTAATTTCACCATGGAGAATGCCAGAGTTTTTCAATAGATTCAAAGGACGAAAAGACTTATTTGAATATGCAAAA CTTCACAATATTTCACTCCCAGTAAACCCTAAAGCACCATGGAGTATGGATGCAAATCTAATGCATATAAG CTATGAGTCTGGCGTTTTAGAAAACCCAAATACAGAAGCTCCAAAAGATATGTACCAAATGACAACAGACCCTGAAAAATCTCCAGATGAAGCCGATGTATTAAGCATTGATTTTGAAAATG GGGTACCAGTAAAagtaaccaatcagaagacaaaGGAATCCATGACTGATCCTTTAGAACTTTTCATTTATCTTAACAAAATAGG AGGTAAACATGGAGTAGGTAGAATCGATATTGTCGAAAACAGGTTTATTGGAATGAAATCAAGAG GCGTTTATGAAACTCCAGGCGGTACAATACTTCTAGTAGCACACACGGATATAGAAGTTTTTACAATGGACAGG GAAGTAAGGAGAATAAAAAGAGACCTTGATATCAAGTTTGCTGATCAAGTATACAGAG GATTTTGGTTCAGTCCTGAATGTGAGTTTACACGTACGTGCATACAGAAGAGCCAGGACGGTGTAACAGGTTCTGTTAATCTTAAAATCTACAAAGGTTGTGTCTACGTTCTTGGTAGAACGTCACCAACATCTCTCTATAATGAGGAATTAGTTAG TATGGATGTTCAAGGTGATTATGAACCAACAGATGCTACCGGTTTTATCAAGATAAATGCTTTacg
- the LOC143064633 gene encoding argininosuccinate synthase-like isoform X4, with protein MTSESKRVILAYSGGLDTSCILVWLIEEGYDVIAFCADVGQEEDFEAAKEKAKKLGAKKMIVADVSREFVTDFIWPGIQGNVTYEDRYLLGTALARPCIAKAMIKVANEEGAQYISHGATGKGNDQIRFELAAYALHPSIKVISPWRMPEFFNRFKGRKDLFEYAKLHNISLPVNPKAPWSMDANLMHISYESGVLENPNTEAPKDMYQMTTDPEKSPDEADVLSIDFENGVPVKVTNQKTKESMTDPLELFIYLNKIGGKHGVGRIDIVENRFIGMKSRGVYETPGGTILLVAHTDIEVFTMDREVRRIKRDLDIKFADQVYRGFWFSPECEFTRTCIQKSQDGVTGSVNLKIYKGCVYVLGRTSPTSLYNEELVSMDVQGDYEPTDATGFIKINALRLREFQRLRSLSNK; from the exons ATGACAAGTGAAAGCAAGCGAGTTATTTTGGCCTACAGTGGAGGATTGGATACTTCTTGTATACTAGTTTGGCTCATTGAAGAAGGTTATGACGTTATCGCGTTCTGT GCAGATGTTGGACAGGAAGAAGACTTTGAAGCAGCAAAGGAAAAGGCAAAAAAACTTGGAGCAAAAAAg ATGATAGTTGCTGATGTCAGCAGAGAATTCGTAACAGATTTTATATGGCCTGGTATTCAAGGCAACGTAACTTATGAAGATCGATATCTCCTTGGTACCGCTTTAGCTAGACCATGTATTGCCAA AGCAATGATTAAGGTAGCAAATGAAGAAGGAGCTCAATACATTTCCCATGGTGCAACTGGAAAAGGAAATGATCAAATACGATTTGAATTAGCAGCTTATGCATTACACCCTTCCATAAAG GTAATTTCACCATGGAGAATGCCAGAGTTTTTCAATAGATTCAAAGGACGAAAAGACTTATTTGAATATGCAAAA CTTCACAATATTTCACTCCCAGTAAACCCTAAAGCACCATGGAGTATGGATGCAAATCTAATGCATATAAG CTATGAGTCTGGCGTTTTAGAAAACCCAAATACAGAAGCTCCAAAAGATATGTACCAAATGACAACAGACCCTGAAAAATCTCCAGATGAAGCCGATGTATTAAGCATTGATTTTGAAAATG GGGTACCAGTAAAagtaaccaatcagaagacaaaGGAATCCATGACTGATCCTTTAGAACTTTTCATTTATCTTAACAAAATAGG AGGTAAACATGGAGTAGGTAGAATCGATATTGTCGAAAACAGGTTTATTGGAATGAAATCAAGAG GCGTTTATGAAACTCCAGGCGGTACAATACTTCTAGTAGCACACACGGATATAGAAGTTTTTACAATGGACAGG GAAGTAAGGAGAATAAAAAGAGACCTTGATATCAAGTTTGCTGATCAAGTATACAGAG GATTTTGGTTCAGTCCTGAATGTGAGTTTACACGTACGTGCATACAGAAGAGCCAGGACGGTGTAACAGGTTCTGTTAATCTTAAAATCTACAAAGGTTGTGTCTACGTTCTTGGTAGAACGTCACCAACATCTCTCTATAATGAGGAATTAGTTAG TATGGATGTTCAAGGTGATTATGAACCAACAGATGCAACCGGTTTTATCAAGATAAATGCTTTacg aCTTCGAGAATTCCAGCGACTTAGAAGTTTGTCCAACAAATAA